CACCCACAAGTGCAGCCTTTTCGGCCAGGAGCTGCCGCTGACCCCTCTGGAATTTTCCATCCTCTGGCACCTCTGTGAGCACCGGGGCAAGGTGGTGTCCAGCGAGGAGCTCTTTGAGGCCGTCTGGGGTGAAAAATACATGGACAGCAACAATACGGTTATGAGCCACATCGCCCGGCTGCGGGAGAAGATGCATGAGCCCAGCCGCAAGCCCAAATTCATCAAGACCGTGTGGGGGGTGGGGTATACCATTGAGTAGGAAGGGAACCTATCGCAGCCAGCTGTCCAACAGCCTGATGCTGCAATACTTGGTCGCAATGATCGTATTTGTCGTGGGCTTTGTGGGCTTTGTTCTGGTTGGCTGGCGGGTCTGCAACTCCATCACCTGGCATGGGGATGAGCTGTTATACAGGCCCCTCCAATGGGTCAGGGAGTATATTCTGCTGGTGGGGGGGCTCTGCCTCATAAGCGGATGGGCCGTAATCACCTACTTCTTTTTCCGAAAGCCTCTGCGCTATTTGGACGAGGTGATCGCCGCCGCGGAGCAGCTGGCCCAGCCCACCGACGCGGCCATTGTGCTGCCGCCGGCCATGCAAAACGTTGAGGACGAACTGAATCTGGTCCGTCAGCAGGCCCTGCGGGACGCCCAGGCGGCCCGGGAGGCGGAGCAGCGAAAAAATGACCTTGTGGTCTACCTGGCCCACGATCTCAAAACGCCCCTGACCAGTGTAATCGGTTATCTGACGCTGCTGCGGGACGAGCCCCAGCTCTCCGACGCGCTGCGGTGCCGCTACACCGGCATTGCCTTAGACAAGGCGGAGCGTCTTGAGGACCTAATCAACGAATTTTTCGACATCACCCGCTTCAACCTGACCCACCTGGAGCTGGAGACCTCTCCCGTGGACCTTACCCGCATGCTCCAGCAGGTGGCCAGTGAGTTTGCGCCCCAGTTCGCTGAAAAGCAGCTCACCTGCCGCCTGGATCTGCCCCGGTCCCTGGTCTATGACTGCGATCCGGACAAGCTGGCCCGGGTCTTTGACAATCTGCTGCGCAACGCCTTTTACTACAGCTTTCCGGGGACGGCCGTGGAGATCACGGCCCGGCAGGAGAAGGGGGAGATCGCGCTCTCCTTCACCAATGAGGGCAAGACCATTCCCGCAGAGAAGCTTGAGCGCATTTTTGAGCAGTTTTTCCGGTTGGACGCCGCCCGGACCAGCCAGACCGGCGGCGCGGGCCTGGGACTTGCCATTGCCCGGGAGATTGTAGAGCTTCACGGCGGGCGCATCCGGGCTCACAGCGCGGATAACCGCATCACCTTTGACATTCTTCTTCCCGGCAATGCCCAGCCGTAAGAAAATCGCAAGAATTGCACAGGAATTTTTCAAGGATTCCTCAGGAAATGACACAGATATCCATCGCCTTTCTTTGTTACCATTCAGGTGACAAGGAAAGGCGATTTTTTTGCAAGGAGGTACTCTCAGATGACACAAAAAACCATTCTTGTTCTCTTTGGCGGCTGCTCCGACGAGTACGGCGTATCCCTCCAGTCCGCCTACGCGGTGCTGACCCATATGGACCCCCGGCGGTACCGCCCCCTGGCGGTGGGCATCACCCGGGACGGAACGTGGCTCCTCTACACCGGACCTCTGGAGGCTCTGCCGGAGGACTCCTGGCAGGAGGACCGATCCTCCTGCATTCCCTGCACCCTGCGCCTGGACCGGCACAGCCACGCCCTTTTGCTCTTGGATGGCAGCGCCCGGGCCCTGTCCTTTGACCTGGCATTTCCGGTGCTCCATGGAAAAAACGGCGAGGACGGCACCGTCCAGGGGATATTCGAGCTCTCCGGAGTCCCTCTTGTGGGTTGCGGGACGCTCTCCAGCGCGCTGTGCATGGACAAGGACCGATCCCACAAAATAGCGGCCCTGGCCGGCGTGCGGGTGCCCCGCAGCGCGGTTTTTGACTGCGGCGCCCAGCTGCCGGCAATCCGCCAGGCGGCCTCCGGGCTTGGCTATCCGCTCTTTATCAAGCCGGTGCGGGCCGGCTCCTCCTATGGCGTCACCCGGGTGGAGGAGCCGGGGCAGCTTGGCCTCGCGGCGGCCCAGGCCTTCTCCCACGACAGCCAGATTCTCATGGAGGAGGCCGTCCCCGGCTTTGAAGTTGGCGTAGCGGTGCTGGGAAACCGGGAACTGACTGTGGGCCTGGTGGACGAGATCGAGCTGAGCCAGGGATTTTTCAACTTTGAGGAGAAGTACACCCTGAAAACCTCAGCCATCCACTGTCCGGCCCGCATCAGCGCTCAAAAGGCCGCGGAGCTTCAGGAGACGGCCCGGCGCATCTACAGAGCCTTGGGCTGCCGGGTCTTCGCCCGGGTGGACCTGTTCCTCACGCCGCAGGGAGAGATTGTGTTCAACGAGGTCAACACCATCCCCGGCTTTACGGCCCACAGCCGCTATCCCACCATGATGGGAGGCATCGGACTGAGCTTCACAGACCTGGTGAGCCGCCTGATCGAACTGGGGGTGGAGCGATGAGGACCGTCACCATCACAAGGGACCGGCTTGGCCGGGGGCCGCTGATCCTGGTCAACCGCAGTCATCCCCTCCGGCCCGCTCCGCCGCCGGAATGCGTCCCGGTGGACTCCCGGTGTCCGGCGGTGGCGCTGGAAAAGCAGGCCGCCGCCCTTTTGTCGGCCTGCATCCAGTCGCTGAACGGCGGAGCGCAGATCGTCCCCGTGTCCGGCTGGCGCAGCGCGGAAGAGCAGCGGCGCATCTGGGACGAGACTCTCCACCAGGAGGGGGAGGCGTTCACGGCGCAATACGTGGCCTATCCCGGGTGCAGCGAGCACCAGACCGGTCTGGCCGTCGACCTGGGCAGGGCCGCGCCCCACATTGACTTCCTCCGTCCGGACTTCCCCTATCACGGCATCTGGGGCCGCTTTCGCGCCGCGTCGGTAAAGTACGGCTTTATTGAGCGTTATCAGGCCCATCAGACCCACCTGACGGGAATCGCGGCGGAGCCCTGGCACTTCCGGTACGTGGGCGCTCCCCACGCCGCGCTGATGACGGAGCAGGGCCTGTGCCTGGAGGAGTATTCCGGCTTTCTGGCCCAGACGCCCCGGCGCTGCGTCCTGGATAACGGCAGGGCCGTGGAGGTCCGCTATGTCCCCTGCATGGGGCAGGAAACGGAGATTTCCCTGCCGGAAGAGGGTTGCTGCCAGATATCCGGAGACAACGCCTCCGGTTTTGTGGTGACGGTATGGGAGGCGGGATGATGAAACAGCGCAGCTCCCATGCCGCCCTGGACCTCTTCCGGGTGGCGGCCGCCGTTCTGGTGGTGGCCATTCACACCTCCCCCTTAACAAGCTATACGCAGGCGGGGGACTTCTTCCTCACCCGCATCCTTGGGAGAGTGGCGGTGCCCTTTTTCTTCATGGTCAGCGGGTACTTTCTCGCTCAAAAGGGCTGGGTCTCCACCAGGTCATTTCTCAAAAAGACTCTGGCGCTCTATGGTGGCGCAGTGCTGCTCTACCTGCCCCTCAACTGGTACCAGGGCGGCTTTTCCCCGTGGGAGTGGGTCAGGCGGCTGCTGGTGGAGGGCACGCTCTACCACCTGTGGTATTTTCCCGCCCTGGTTGTGGGTGTTCTTCTTGCCAAGGGGCTTCTCCGCCTAAAGCTGCCTTTGGCCCTTACCGGGGCGGCTCTTCTCTACCTTGTTGGACTGGGCGGAGACAGCTACTATGGTCTGGCGGTTCAGATTCCCGGCTTAAAGGCCCTCTATGACGGCGTGTTCCAGCTCTTCTCCCACACCCGCAACGGCCTTTTTTTCGCGCCGCTGTTCCTGCTGCTTGGGGCGGTGGGCATCTCGCTCCGGCCCGCGGTCGCCGCCGCGGGGCTGGCATCCTCCTTTGCGGCCATGACAGCCGAGGCGTTTTTGCTCCGCAGCTTTGGCGTACAGCGCCACGACAGCATGTACCTCTTTCTGCCTCTGTGCATGGTCTTCCTGTTCTCCCTTCTCTTAAGCGCGAACAGCGGAGAAAACCGGACCGGCCGCCGCCTGTCCGCGCTGATCTACCTGCTGCATCCTTGGTGCATCGTACTGGTCCGGGGCGGGGCAAAAGTTCTCCGCCTGAATGGTCTGCTGATAGAAAACAGCCTTTTCCATTTCGCCGCCGTACTGACGCTGAGCTGCCTGCTCTCGGCGCTTATCCTCCTGCCCCGCCGGCCCCGAAAGGATGCCCGTGCCTGGCGGGAGATAGATATCGGCGCCCTTGAAACCAATGCAAAGGCCCTGCGCTCCGTCCTGAGCCCCGGCTGCCGGTTGATGGCGGTGGTCAAGGCCGATGCCTATGGCCACGGCGCGGTTCCGGTGGCCCGCGCCCTTCAGCGCCAGGGCATCCGCGAATTTGCCGTGGCCTGCCTGGCGGAGGGGGTCGCTCTGCGCAGGGCGGGAATCCGGGGGACCATCCTGATCCTTGGGTATACCGATCCCACGGAAGCGCCCCTTCTCTTCCGCTACCGCCTGACCCAGGCGGTAGCCGACCTCTCCCATGCCCAGGCCCTTTCCGCCCGGAAGCTGCCGCTCCATGTCCACGTAGCCGTGGATACGGGGCTGCACCGCCTGGGCGTCGACGCCGGAGACCACGAGCAGCTGGCGCGCCTTTATCGGCTCAGGCACCTTCGTGTTGACGGAACCTTCTCCCACTTAAGCGACTGCGACAGCCTCTGCAAGGAGGACATGGAGCGCACCCGCTCTCAGCTGGAGCAGTTTCAGGAGGCAGTGGACGCCCTGCGCTTCATGGGCTGCCGTCCGGGCAAGGTCCATATCCAGTCCAGCTATGCGGTTTGGAATCTTCCTCCCCAGCGCTGCGACTATGCCCGGATTGGAATCGCGCTCTACGGCGTCTACAGCAGCAGCTCCGCCGTGTACCACCCCCTGGCGCTGCAGCCGGTGCTGTCCCTGAAAAGCCGCGTTGCCTCGGTGCGCACCCTTGACGCGGGGGAGTGGGCCGGCTATGGCAAGGTCTTCCAGACCCGGCGGGAGACCCGTTTGGCCACGGTGTCCATCGGCTACGCCGACGGTCTGCCCCGGGACCTGCCCCAGCGGGGCGGCACGGTTTTGATTCACGGCCAGCGCTGCCCCATGGTGGGCAGGATGTTCATGGACCAGCTGCTGGTGGATGTGACGGACTGTGCCGATGCGGCGGCCGGCGACGTGGTAACGCTCATCGGCCAGGACGGCCCCCACTGCATCTCAGCGGAGCGGCTTGCCGTCTCCTGCGGCACGATCACCAACGAGCTGCTCTCCCGCCTTGGGCAGCGGCTAACGCTCATCGTGCGGTGATGCGCAATGCGGCGGAGACGTGTTTTTCCGTCTCCGCCGCTATTCTAAGCCAGACCGCTCTCAGACGCTATACCTCTTCCGCTAAGAGAACGCCCTCGGCCCTGGCGATTTCCTGAAGGATGCGGCCGTGGTCGGAGCCCTTTCGCGTCTGCAGCGTGAAAATCGCGCAGGCGCTGTTGGACTCCCCGCCCTTTTTGGTGATCTCCGCGTCCACCACTTTGACGCCTGAGGTATGGCAGTGCTCCATGATCCCCGTGAGGCAGGAGGGGCTGGCGTACTCCACGTATACATTGATCTCCCGCACGTTGCGCAAAAGGCGATACTCCAGCCGGGAAAAGAACACCTCCGCTACCAGCACCAGCACGGTGGCATAGAGAGCCCCTTCGTAAAAGGCGGCGCCGCAGCAAAGCCCCACGATGGCCGCCACCCAGAGCCCGGCGGCGGTGGTCAGTCCCCGCACCCGGCGGCGCTTGGTCATAATAATGGCTCCGGCGCCGATAAAGCTGACTCCGGCGATGACCTGCGCCCCCATCCGGGCCACATCGGTGGGGTATCGCATGACCACATATAAGTACTGTCCGGTGGCGGTGGTCATAGCGGCGCCCAGGCAGATCAGGATGTGGGTGCGGAATCCGGCTGGGCGGCGCTTGTGCTCCCGCTCGATGCCGATCAGTCCGCCGCAGAGCACCGCCAGCACAACCCTTGCGCTGATGCCCCATAAGTCCATTCCCCGAAGGGAGGAAAAACACTCCAGCATGGCTTCTCCTTTCAGATCTCGTCGATGGCATAGACATCCGGGCAGCAGGACAGGGATGTCACCAACTGGGTATGGGACTGCTTTTTGGGCAGATAGAGATAGAATACCGCGCTGGAATGCTGCAGATGCCTGTGGTCCATGGACCGCTCGATCTCCACATCAAAAATCCGGATGCCTCTGGCCTTGATTTCGCTGATGAACTCCCCCATCCGCTCCAGGGAGACGAACTCCACGTAGAGGTTCATGTTCCGGGAATTGGCCATGGCCAGGTCCTCAATGCAGGGAAAAAGCCGGATGCTGAGGAAAATGGCGACGAAGCCCAGAAGCATGCATTCATAAAAACCGGCACCGATGGCAAGGCCCATGCAGGCCGAGGCCCAGAGCCCCGCCGCCGTGGTCAGACCCTTCACCTCCCGCTGTCCTGTCACAAGGATGGTGCCGGTGCCTAAAAAGCCGATTCCGTTGATGACTTGGGCACCAAAGCGGGTGACGTCGGTCTTCACGCCAACGGCGTCGAATGCATCCGCCCATTCGGTGCGCAGCATCAATTCCTCGTATTGGCTCAGCACCATGGTCAGCGCCGCGCCCAGGCAGACCAGCATATAGGTTCGAAATCCCGCCGGACGGCGCTTATGCTCCCGATCCATGCCGATGATTCCGCCAAATACCACCGCCAATGTCAGACGCAAACATACAGACGCCGTATTGAGTTCTCTCAAATACTCCAATTCTTCCATTCTGTCATCCTTTCCGTCAGAGTATACCGGGGAAAAAGGCCCGCGGCAGACATGCTGCCGCGGGCTTATCTCAAAGCGGAAGGAAGACCGGCTGGTGTTTTTTGTAGATGCAGTAGTACTTGAATCCCGCATCCTTTAAAATCTCGCCGGCAATATCAAAGCATCCTCCAATCCGCTCCGGGAAGTGCGCGTCAGAGCCAAGGGTCACCAGCTCGCCGCCCAACTCCCGGTAGCGTCTGAACACGTCGGCGCCGGGACTGGAGTCCCGCATGCCGATGACCAGGGATTTCGTGTTCAGTTCCAGAGCCTTGTTTTTCCGGATGGCCGTTTTCAGCAGCTCATCCAGAATGTCTCCATACTGGCGGTAAGTGAAGCCCTCGTTCTTCCCGGGAATATCCCGCAGGACAAAGTCCAAGTGCCCGATGGAGTCAAATCCATCCGTCAGTGTGATATTATCCAACTCCGTCTGGAAGTATTCCCGGACGGCCTCCTCCTTGGACCGTCCCTTGTATAGAGTCTGGTCCTCCGTATCCCGCCCGCTGAAGCAATGGGTGGAGCCGATGACATAGTCAAAGGGATACTGGCCGTACTCCCGGTTATGCCGCTCCACCAGATGGGGCTGAAGTCCAAACTCAATGCCGATCAGCATCTCAATCCGGTCGGCATAGGCTGCCTGAACCTCCTGGAGCTTCTTCAGGTAACTGTCCACATCCCCTGTTTCGGACAGCAGATAGATGCTGTGCCAAGGCGGGTAGTCGTAGTCCTGATGGTCCGTGATGCAGATCTGCTTCATGCCGCGGCGGATGGCCCGCTCCACCTGGTCTTCTATGGGGGTGTTGGAGTCGCTGGAAAATGAGGTGTGAATGTGAATATCTGAATACATGTTGTTGTCTCCCTGTTACCGCTGTAAGGTCTCTTCCTTCAGCTTCTGGGCCTCTATCTGCTTGGCGGTAGGCTTGGTCTTCATGCCAATTCCGGTGAAGGCGTAGAAAATAGCCAGAATCCATACAATCCAGCTGAAGAAGGAATACTTCAGGAAGGTCAGGTTGGAGGAGAACAGCACTCCGGCGTATAGGATACCGGAAGAGGTCCACGGGAAGAAGCCGGAGCAGCCGGTGCCGAAGTCCTCCAGTGTTCTGGACAGGTTCAGCGTATTGACGCCCATCTCCTCATACTTGCTCTTGAACATGTTGCCGCCTAAGAGCAGCGCCACGGTGGAGCTGCCGCCCACCATGATCAGCACCACCACGGAAATGCCGGTGGTCAGGATCAGGCTGCCGGTGGAGTGGACAAAGCCCATCAGGGTGTCCAACAGCACATCCAGGCATCCGCACAGTTCGGCGATGGCCGCAAAGTAGAAGCACAGCCATGTGGCCACAAAGGTCTTATTCATATCGGAAATTCCGCCGCGCTCCAAAAGCGTCTTGGCCGCCTCGCTCATGGTTTCCACGTTGAAATTGGGGTGAGCTGCCAGCACCATGTCGGAGCTGAAGCCGCTGTAGAGCACATTGATGCCGTCGGCCGGGGAAAAGCCCTGATAGAAGATGCCGATCAGGATGGAAATAAATCCGGAGCCGAACAGGATCAAAGTGGTGGGCTTTTTGGTGAGGGACCCCCAGAGGATAAAGATGACGGGGATCAGCAAAATCACGTTGAACTTGAACATTTCACTCAACGTGGAAAGCAGCGCCGTGGTGGTCTCGTTGGTAACGCTGCCGGTGGTGTGGGTCGTCAGTCCGATGATGATGTAGATGATAATGGAGATGGCAGCGGCAGGGACCACGGTCTTTGCCATGTGGGCGATGTGATCAAAGATATCATTGTCCGTGGTCAGAGACGCCAGAACCGTGGTATCGGACAGCGGAGACAGCTTGTCGCCGAACTGGGAGCCGGCGTAGCAGGCGCCAGCCACCAGACCCAGGTTCACGTTGTCCATGGCCATGGCCAGTCCCATCATGGCAAGGCCGGCGGTGGATGCGGAACCGTTGGAGGTGCCGGTCACGGTGGAGAAGATACAGCACAGCAAAAACGCGCACAAGGCGATCCACCGGGGACTGACGATTTGCAGGCCGTAGTAAATCAGCATGGGCAGCGTACCGGAGAACATCAGTCCGCCTAACATAAAGCCGATGGCCAGAAGGATCGTGATCACAGGCACCGATTTGCCGATTCTCTGTCCCACGGCGGCTTCCATCTCTCCCCAGGTGTAGCCGCAGCGTTTGGCGATGAACGCGGCATAGGCGCCCACAACCACCATCAAAGGCACGTAGTTCAGGCCATAGGCAGCGCCCAAGCCAAAGCAGATGAGAAGGAATATGATGGCCGAAATGGCCTCTAACTTTGTGGGCTTGCGCTTTTCACGCGGCGCTTTTTTCTCTTTCTCTTTTTTGTCTGACATTTGTTTTCCCTCCTGTAATAAAGTTTTATATTACAACTTTCCGAAAACAGCACAGCCGGCTGACCAACCCCGGCCCGCTTTTACCGGAAAAATTGCACACACAAACAGCGTCTGCCGCCAGAGGCCTTTCATCGCCTTTCCCAATAACAAGCAAGTCAGGTGCCAAAAAGTACACATAATAAAACTTTATGTCTTTTGGGCAAACTCCCCCAAATTCACTTATTTATTTTAGATAATCTAACCGTAACCAATCAGAATGCATTATGTCAGAAGGGGGTCATTATAAAAATTTATTGACAGTATTTTAGGATTTTGACACAATATTTGTCAAAATTGACATTTTCTTCTCCGAAATTTTCATATAACTGCATAAAACTGTAAAATTTTCTGCCGGTTTTGTTAAAATTGTGTCAAGAACTCATGAAGCTCCGCCAGACCGGAGCGCAGCACCTCCGGATCAATGGCAAATCCCAGCCGAAGGGACTTGGGCTCGTCGAAGCAGTCCCCGGGCACCATAAAGGTCCCGGTCTCCTCCATCAGTCGGCGGCAGAAGGTGACTGAGTCGATATCCATATCGTAGTGCAGCAGCGCCGTGGTACCCGCCTGGGGATAGAGATAGGAGATATGAGGCTCGCCCGCCACCCAGCGGTCCACAACGGGCAGGTTTTCGGCGATCAGCCTCAGGTTTTTCTCCAGCAGCTTGTCCACATGCCTGAGGGCCAGCGCCGCCACAGCCTCGTCAAAGAGGCCGCAGCTGATGAGCGTATACTCCCGATGGGAGGCACAGGCCTTCAGAAGCTCTTTGCTCCTTGTGGCGATCCAGCCGATGCGCAGACCGGCCAGGGAGTAGGCCTTGGACATGCTGCAGGTGCTGGCGCCCTTCTCGTAAAGGTCAGCGATGCAGTCGATCTCCACGCCCTTGGGGCGCATGGGCAGATACACCTCATCGCTGAGCAGATACGCGCCGCAGGAGCGGGCGATCTCCACCACCTCCCGGAGCATGGCGTTGTCCATCAGGGAACCGGTGGGATTGTCCGGATTGTTGATGCAGATCAGCTTGGTCTTCTCCGTCACCATGGACCGCAGCTCCTCTATGTCCGGCAGATAGTTGTTCTCCCTGCGCAGGTGGAGGATGTCCACCTTGGCGCCAAGCGAATCCGGGATGGAATAGAGCTGCTGATAGGTGGGCTTAACGGAAATCACATGGTCTCCCGGCTCCACAACGGCGGAAATCAGCAGATGGTTTGCGCCGGAGGTGCCATGGGTGGGGATGATGTGCTCTGGGGAGAGAGTACGATAAAGTCCGCACACGCCCCGGAGAAAATCCGGGTTTCCGTTGATGTCACCATAGGACAGCTTCCGCCGGGAAAAGTCCCGCCAGAACGCCTCCAAATCCTCCCCCATCATCTGAAACAGTTCCTCTATCGTCACTGGCACGGCGCTGGTCTTGGTGATGTTGTACTTTACTTTTGTCTCGTAGGCGGTCAGCCACTGCTCCACCTGAAATGCGTCGATTTTCATTTTCTGTTCCTGCCTTTCAATTTACCTACAGCTCCGCTGTGACGCCGAGGCGGCGTTCCTTTGCCCGCTCCACCGCCACCTTGGACACCACCAGGTCCTGAAGCGCGATTCCGGTGGAATCAAAGACCGTGACCTCCTCCCTGTCGGTTCGTCCGGGCAGCGCGCCTTCAATGAGGTCTCCGATCTCCCCCGCAATCTCCTCCGGGCCCAGATGGCCCTGGCGGATGGCCATCTCACACTCACCCACGGAGACCGCCTGGGTCAGATCATCCACAAAAATCCGGGCGTCCCCAAGGATAGCCCCGTCCAGCTCCTGCTTGCCGGCCATATCCGCGCCCACGCAGCTGAAATGAGTGCCGGGGCGCACCCACTCCCGCCGGATCAGGGGCTGATGGGACGGCGTGGCGGTGACAATCACGTCGCTGCGGCCCACGGCCTCCTCCAAATTCTCCGCGGCGGCAATGATGTAGGGCTCCGCCCGCCCGCCGTTCAGCAGCTCCTCTACCGCCTGCCGTATGGCGTCCAGGCGATCCGCGGCCCTGGACGGGCTGCGGGGGCTGCACAGCTCCACCGTGTCGATGCCCGGCATGGCCAGCAGCACAGCCGCGATTTGGTAGGGCGCCTGGGCGCCTGTCCCCACCATCAGCATCCGCCGGGAATCCCTCCGGGCCAGATACTTGGCCCCCACGGCGCCCGCCGCGCCGGTGCGCATCCCTGTGACCGCGCCGGCGTTGAGCAGCGCCACAGGCACGCCGGTGGAATCGTCAAACAGCAAGGTGGTGCCGAACAGGGCCGGCAGGCCCTTCTTCTCATTGTCGCCAAACCAAGACACCATCTTCAGGCCATATATCCCGCTCCGGGCCAGGTGGCCGGACTTGATATCCAAATCCGCCCGCTCCGGTTCAAACACGTGGCAAATCAGGGGAAAGAGACAGCCGGCTCCGGTGGATTTCTGGCAATACGCCTCTTCCACGCCGCGGATGGCATCGGACATGGTAAGCACCCGGCCGATCGTCTCCTGAGAAAGAATCAAAACTTCAGACACAGCATATGCCTCCCTCTTTTTACTTGATACCGCCACAATATCATAAAAATTGCGCAAGCGCAAACGCGGATCCGCATTGCGTCCTCCGCCCAAAGCGGCTATAATGGCTTTATCAGGCAGGAAAAGAGGAGGATGCATATGATTCAGATTGACCGCGGTCTTTGTGTGGGATGCGGCCTGTGCGCCGACATCTGTGAGTTTCATGAGATCTCCATGACAGAGGAGGGGCCCGTCTTCCTCAACCAGAGCTGCTGCGGCTGTGGGCACTGTCTGGCCGTCTGCCCCCAGTGCGCCGTCTCCATGCCCCAGTGCGACATGGACTCGGTTCAGGAGTACGACCCCGGAACCTTTGACGTGGAGCCGGAGCATCTGCTGAACATGATCCGCTTTCGGCGCAGCACCCGAAAGTTCCAGAGCCGCTCCGTCCCCCGGGACGCAATTGTCCAGCTGCTTCAGGCCGGGCGCTACAGCCCCACCGCCTGCAACAATCAGGACGTGCGCTACGTGGTGGTGCATCGGGAAATGCCCTCTGTGCTGGATCAGCTCTGGGATGGTTTTCTGGTCCATGCGCGGGACATCGGCGACCGGGAGTTGGAGGAACGCTGCCTCCAGTACCGCCAAACCGGCGCGGACACCCTGACCTATGGGTGCAGCCACCTCATTTTTATCCTCTCCGGCCGGCAGCTCAACGGGGGGATTGCGGCCTGCTCCATTGAGCTGATGGCCCATGCCATGGGGCTTGGCGCTTTGTACCTTGGATACGGCGAGCGCGCCGTGGCGGCGTCGCCGGAGCTGCAGCGCTATCTGGGGCTGTCGGAGGAGTGCCGGCTCTGCGCCATCCTGTGCGTCGGCTACCCGGCGGTGACCTGGCACCGCACTGTGCCCCGCAACCCTTTACAGGTCACCTGGCGCTGAGCCGCGCAGAACCTAAAAAAGAGAAGGTGTTTTGTCATATGACAAAACACCTTCTCTTTTGCCTCTACTGTGCAAAATCGATAACCGTACCTCACGTCTTCTTCGTAGTAGAGCCAAGTGAATCAGCTCTTTCATGGAAGTACAGGAAAAACTGTCCAGTTATAAAGTCTCCTCAAAGACGGAGATTCACACCAAACAGTTTTTTCAGCACCGTTACAAGTATTCATAACAATAAGTCCAAAAGACCATATAAAACAAAAGATTCATGGTAGAAGCAAGCGCATATTGCATACATAATTATTTGACTCTTTTTAACCGCCATGCAAATGCAGGGCCTCGTTTTCCAGGAACCGGTTCTAATAAGCCTTGATCTCGTAGCCGCCAGAAGACTCTCTTCATAGCGTTTTCAGACTTTATACCGGTGATTTCTCTTCCCTTACTATTATTGATCTCAATATTGCTCTTCATAAATTCCATAACTATCTCTTCGGGTGAAGCAAGCCGTTCATGCCGAATAATTACAATAACAGAATTATCTTTTTCAAAGATCTCTGGAACTCGTAGCCTGAGTTTTGTCATGGCTTCAAAGGCCGTATTCAGGCCTTCCCCTACGTCTTTATTAGGGGGATCAGGAAACTTATTAATAATTCTTACAATTTTTGGATTGCGTGCGGACTGCTCATTTAAAATATTCTGAACAGTAACGTGTCCCGGTAGTTTTCCTGGGCTTTCTACTTCAATCCTATTATCGAATATTCTTATTTGAATATCTGTTGCAATACTATAATCTCTATGAATAACAGCGTTGGTTATGATTTCATGTAAAGTTTCCTCAGGATACTGTATTGCTTCGAAACCTTCACCAAGCTTTTTCATACT
This window of the Dysosmobacter acutus genome carries:
- the vanT gene encoding serine racemase VanT catalytic subunit — its product is MMKQRSSHAALDLFRVAAAVLVVAIHTSPLTSYTQAGDFFLTRILGRVAVPFFFMVSGYFLAQKGWVSTRSFLKKTLALYGGAVLLYLPLNWYQGGFSPWEWVRRLLVEGTLYHLWYFPALVVGVLLAKGLLRLKLPLALTGAALLYLVGLGGDSYYGLAVQIPGLKALYDGVFQLFSHTRNGLFFAPLFLLLGAVGISLRPAVAAAGLASSFAAMTAEAFLLRSFGVQRHDSMYLFLPLCMVFLFSLLLSANSGENRTGRRLSALIYLLHPWCIVLVRGGAKVLRLNGLLIENSLFHFAAVLTLSCLLSALILLPRRPRKDARAWREIDIGALETNAKALRSVLSPGCRLMAVVKADAYGHGAVPVARALQRQGIREFAVACLAEGVALRRAGIRGTILILGYTDPTEAPLLFRYRLTQAVADLSHAQALSARKLPLHVHVAVDTGLHRLGVDAGDHEQLARLYRLRHLRVDGTFSHLSDCDSLCKEDMERTRSQLEQFQEAVDALRFMGCRPGKVHIQSSYAVWNLPPQRCDYARIGIALYGVYSSSSAVYHPLALQPVLSLKSRVASVRTLDAGEWAGYGKVFQTRRETRLATVSIGYADGLPRDLPQRGGTVLIHGQRCPMVGRMFMDQLLVDVTDCADAAAGDVVTLIGQDGPHCISAERLAVSCGTITNELLSRLGQRLTLIVR
- a CDS encoding D-alanyl-D-alanine carboxypeptidase family protein — encoded protein: MRTVTITRDRLGRGPLILVNRSHPLRPAPPPECVPVDSRCPAVALEKQAAALLSACIQSLNGGAQIVPVSGWRSAEEQRRIWDETLHQEGEAFTAQYVAYPGCSEHQTGLAVDLGRAAPHIDFLRPDFPYHGIWGRFRAASVKYGFIERYQAHQTHLTGIAAEPWHFRYVGAPHAALMTEQGLCLEEYSGFLAQTPRRCVLDNGRAVEVRYVPCMGQETEISLPEEGCCQISGDNASGFVVTVWEAG
- a CDS encoding MgtC/SapB family protein; protein product: MRLTLAVVFGGIIGMDREHKRRPAGFRTYMLVCLGAALTMVLSQYEELMLRTEWADAFDAVGVKTDVTRFGAQVINGIGFLGTGTILVTGQREVKGLTTAAGLWASACMGLAIGAGFYECMLLGFVAIFLSIRLFPCIEDLAMANSRNMNLYVEFVSLERMGEFISEIKARGIRIFDVEIERSMDHRHLQHSSAVFYLYLPKKQSHTQLVTSLSCCPDVYAIDEI
- the vanG gene encoding D-alanine--D-serine ligase VanG, whose product is MTQKTILVLFGGCSDEYGVSLQSAYAVLTHMDPRRYRPLAVGITRDGTWLLYTGPLEALPEDSWQEDRSSCIPCTLRLDRHSHALLLLDGSARALSFDLAFPVLHGKNGEDGTVQGIFELSGVPLVGCGTLSSALCMDKDRSHKIAALAGVRVPRSAVFDCGAQLPAIRQAASGLGYPLFIKPVRAGSSYGVTRVEEPGQLGLAAAQAFSHDSQILMEEAVPGFEVGVAVLGNRELTVGLVDEIELSQGFFNFEEKYTLKTSAIHCPARISAQKAAELQETARRIYRALGCRVFARVDLFLTPQGEIVFNEVNTIPGFTAHSRYPTMMGGIGLSFTDLVSRLIELGVER
- a CDS encoding MgtC/SapB family protein: MLECFSSLRGMDLWGISARVVLAVLCGGLIGIEREHKRRPAGFRTHILICLGAAMTTATGQYLYVVMRYPTDVARMGAQVIAGVSFIGAGAIIMTKRRRVRGLTTAAGLWVAAIVGLCCGAAFYEGALYATVLVLVAEVFFSRLEYRLLRNVREINVYVEYASPSCLTGIMEHCHTSGVKVVDAEITKKGGESNSACAIFTLQTRKGSDHGRILQEIARAEGVLLAEEV
- a CDS encoding sensor histidine kinase, giving the protein MSRKGTYRSQLSNSLMLQYLVAMIVFVVGFVGFVLVGWRVCNSITWHGDELLYRPLQWVREYILLVGGLCLISGWAVITYFFFRKPLRYLDEVIAAAEQLAQPTDAAIVLPPAMQNVEDELNLVRQQALRDAQAAREAEQRKNDLVVYLAHDLKTPLTSVIGYLTLLRDEPQLSDALRCRYTGIALDKAERLEDLINEFFDITRFNLTHLELETSPVDLTRMLQQVASEFAPQFAEKQLTCRLDLPRSLVYDCDPDKLARVFDNLLRNAFYYSFPGTAVEITARQEKGEIALSFTNEGKTIPAEKLERIFEQFFRLDAARTSQTGGAGLGLAIAREIVELHGGRIRAHSADNRITFDILLPGNAQP